Within the Risungbinella massiliensis genome, the region CCCTACGTCTTTCGACTAGTCGTTACACTCGAATCATTGATATTCCCAAGTATATCCGCCACTAGTTTTTACTCGCCCTTTCAATGCCCCTCTGATCGCATCTGGGTTTCCATTGATCTTTCTTGCGGCATCTTCGCAACTTTTAAAATGGTGGCGTTCTCCTGTTTTTATATTCGTTCCTATTATGGGCTTTCCAATCCCTTTGTTTAGACCATTTGCATGTGCATGTTTTACATTTTCTGAATTTGTTACCCATTCTAGGTTTTTATAGTAGTTGTTAGATGGATCTCCATCAATGTGATTTACTTGTGGTTTATTTGCTGGATTCGGAATAAAATGCAACGCTACTAAACGATGGACTGGAATACGTTTTCTTTTATTATCTTTCCACAGTTCCACATTGTAACGCTGAATAGGGTGTCTATCTGTTGCCTTTGTTTTCCCCCATGCAACCTCTCTTCCATGGAAAAATCTTGGTTTCCCATCCTTGTCTATTACTGTCCTATTCAACGCCCTTATAGTACCATGGTTAGACACTTCGTATAACCCTTCATAACCAGCAATAGGAACGAATAACTCATCTTTTTTCATTATTATCACCCCATATAATTATACCGTAAAAAGAGTGATAAATATCAATGATTCTAGCTCGGTATTGCCCTCGGCTTTACGTTAGGGGTTCCACCGAATTAGAGGAGTTTTACATGGGCTAGGCATTTAACCCATAAACGCGATAACCATCGGGATCTTGTTGTTTTCTAAGCATCATCCGTCTGTGGTACGCCTCGTCTATAAAACGATTTTCCAGGTAGGTGGAGTGATGTGTGAATATATCCTCATGCTCGATATCAAAGTATTTCCGTTTGATCCAGTGGGATGCTGATACAGGATTAAAGGTGAAACTGATCTGGTAATACAAATTAGGGTTAGGCAGCACACCACGCAAACGGTCATCTAGTATATCTACATCACTTTCCTGCAACTCCGTAGCCTCTTCGACCCAGATCCACACGAGCTTCCCTTTTGGAAAGTTGATAGATTTTAGTTTCTCTCGGTCTCGTGCGTCATTTACTCCTCGAAAGATCACTGTATTTCCGGTGATCTTATTTTGTAGTTTGAGAGGAGATTGTGTAACTTTCCAATACTCATCTGCACGATCGCCAAAGATCCGGTTAATGGC harbors:
- a CDS encoding HNH endonuclease; amino-acid sequence: MKKDELFVPIAGYEGLYEVSNHGTIRALNRTVIDKDGKPRFFHGREVAWGKTKATDRHPIQRYNVELWKDNKRKRIPVHRLVALHFIPNPANKPQVNHIDGDPSNNYYKNLEWVTNSENVKHAHANGLNKGIGKPIIGTNIKTGERHHFKSCEDAARKINGNPDAIRGALKGRVKTSGGYTWEYQ
- a CDS encoding PBSX family phage terminase large subunit, with product MNVVVPFNRHFKDANQIRKRYRVMKGSAGSGKSVNIAQDYIIKLSDMRYKGANLLVVRKVDATHRNSTFAELTAAINRIFGDRADEYWKVTQSPLKLQNKITGNTVIFRGVNDARDREKLKSINFPKGKLVWIWVEEATELQESDVDILDDRLRGVLPNPNLYYQISFTFNPVSASHWIKRKYFDIEHEDIFTHHSTYLENRFIDEAYHRRMMLRKQQDPDGYRVYGLNA